A region from the Acyrthosiphon pisum isolate AL4f chromosome A1, pea_aphid_22Mar2018_4r6ur, whole genome shotgun sequence genome encodes:
- the LOC100162401 gene encoding partner of Y14 and mago isoform X2 codes for MVAVPKQQQQTKKVLTEKQPKQEKIKMPEVQKQKEKPVEKKPELESSGTDPVKRVRNLKKKLKNIEELEVKVSEGHSIDNDQRKKISTKNAVCKEIASLEAIVKIMFPSPPKPTKKEGKKDAKKDNKKDTSKKETKQENKPNKVSDKKPTSVLTNGTQPKKVEKKTIPPVQQNGTAAIKKTEKVTKPEVKTKAQPKTQAQSKTPSQSKTQVQPKTQPKAKPAAPVIEISVEAAKRIRNLKKKLKTIDELELKVAQGGKIDNDQRVKISKKSEVLAEIQALESGK; via the exons ATGGTTGCGGTACCTAAACAACAGCAACAAACCAAAAAAGTTCTCACCGAGAAACAACCCAAACAAGAGAAAATTAAAATGCCTGAAGTACAAAAACAAAAGGAGAAGCCAGTAGAAAAGAAGCCTGAGTTAGAGTCGTCAGGAACTGACCCTGTTAAGCGAGTAAGAAATCTtaagaaaaagttgaaaaatattgaagagTTGGAAGTTAAAGTTTCCGAAGGACATTCTATTGATAATGACCAGCGTAAAAAGATTTCGACCAAAAATGCTGTTTGCAAGGAGATTGCTAGTCTTGAAGCAATTGtgaa AATTATGTTTCCTTCGCCTCCTAAACCAACCAAGAAAGAAGGAAAGAAGGATGCTAAGAAAGATAATAAGAAAGACACGTCCAAAAAAGAAACGAAACAAGAGAATAAACCAAACAAGGTTAGTGATAAAAAACCAACCTCAGTATTGACAAATGGTACTCAACCCAAGaaggttgaaaaaaaaacaatccctCCAGTACAGCAAAATGGTACAGCAGCTATTAAAAAGACTGAAAAGGTCACCAAACCTGAAGTCAAAACAAAAGCTCAACCGAAGACCCAGGCCCAATCTAAAACACCATCTCAATCTAAGACACAAGTCCAACCTAAAACTCAACCCAAAGCAAAGCCCGCTGCACCTGTTATTGAGATTTCAGTTGAAGCTGCTAAAAGAATTAGGAACCTCAAAAAAAAGTTGAAGACCATTGATGAACTGGAACTTAAGGTTGCTCAAGGTGGTAAAATTGATAATGATCAACGTGTGAAGATATCTAAAAAGAGCGAAGTATTGGCAGAAATTCAAGCTCTTGAAAGTGGCAAGTAA
- the LOC100162401 gene encoding microtubule-associated protein 1B isoform X1 produces the protein MAHQYLDQTSAILKDDKGYFVPATQRADGTWRKERRLKENYIPQDEVKLYESKGKKFAANKPTLPPGAPVAMVAVPKQQQQTKKVLTEKQPKQEKIKMPEVQKQKEKPVEKKPELESSGTDPVKRVRNLKKKLKNIEELEVKVSEGHSIDNDQRKKISTKNAVCKEIASLEAIVKIMFPSPPKPTKKEGKKDAKKDNKKDTSKKETKQENKPNKVSDKKPTSVLTNGTQPKKVEKKTIPPVQQNGTAAIKKTEKVTKPEVKTKAQPKTQAQSKTPSQSKTQVQPKTQPKAKPAAPVIEISVEAAKRIRNLKKKLKTIDELELKVAQGGKIDNDQRVKISKKSEVLAEIQALESGK, from the exons ATGGCCCATCAGTACTTGGACCAAACTTCTGCTATTTTAAAAGACGATAAGGGTTACTTCGTTCCAGCTACACAACGCGCAGACGGCACTTGGCGTAAGGAGAGGCGGCTCAAGGAGAACTATATTCCTCAGGACGAAGTAAAACTTTACGAATCCAAAGGTAAAAAATTTGCTGCCAATAAACCTACATTACCTCCAGGTGCACCTGTTGCAATGGTTGCGGTACCTAAACAACAGCAACAAACCAAAAAAGTTCTCACCGAGAAACAACCCAAACAAGAGAAAATTAAAATGCCTGAAGTACAAAAACAAAAGGAGAAGCCAGTAGAAAAGAAGCCTGAGTTAGAGTCGTCAGGAACTGACCCTGTTAAGCGAGTAAGAAATCTtaagaaaaagttgaaaaatattgaagagTTGGAAGTTAAAGTTTCCGAAGGACATTCTATTGATAATGACCAGCGTAAAAAGATTTCGACCAAAAATGCTGTTTGCAAGGAGATTGCTAGTCTTGAAGCAATTGtgaa AATTATGTTTCCTTCGCCTCCTAAACCAACCAAGAAAGAAGGAAAGAAGGATGCTAAGAAAGATAATAAGAAAGACACGTCCAAAAAAGAAACGAAACAAGAGAATAAACCAAACAAGGTTAGTGATAAAAAACCAACCTCAGTATTGACAAATGGTACTCAACCCAAGaaggttgaaaaaaaaacaatccctCCAGTACAGCAAAATGGTACAGCAGCTATTAAAAAGACTGAAAAGGTCACCAAACCTGAAGTCAAAACAAAAGCTCAACCGAAGACCCAGGCCCAATCTAAAACACCATCTCAATCTAAGACACAAGTCCAACCTAAAACTCAACCCAAAGCAAAGCCCGCTGCACCTGTTATTGAGATTTCAGTTGAAGCTGCTAAAAGAATTAGGAACCTCAAAAAAAAGTTGAAGACCATTGATGAACTGGAACTTAAGGTTGCTCAAGGTGGTAAAATTGATAATGATCAACGTGTGAAGATATCTAAAAAGAGCGAAGTATTGGCAGAAATTCAAGCTCTTGAAAGTGGCAAGTAA
- the LOC100164487 gene encoding bis(5'-nucleosyl)-tetraphosphatase (The RefSeq protein has 1 substitution compared to this genomic sequence), with protein MSKVVKKAAGFVVYRKNCDEIIEYLLMQASYANYHWTPPKGHLEENESNMDAAIRETDEEASIKLKDLCVDHNFEKVLKYDPKDKPFSKQVTYWLARLINPDTPVVLSNEHQDYKWLPLIEAKQVAAYPEMQELFDDCENYLIKTNVK; from the exons ATGTCCAAGGTTGTAAAAAAAGCTGCTGGATTTgtagtttatagaaaaaactgtgatgaaataattgaatactTACTTATGCAAGCTTCCTATGCAAACTATCATTGGACACCACCAAAAG GTCACTTAGAGGAAAATGAATCCAACATGGATGCAGCTATTCGAGAAACTGATGAAGAAGCCGGTATTAAACTGAAAGACCTTTGTGTTgatcataattttgaaaaagtgttaaag tatGATCCAAAAGATAAACCATTTTCCAAACAAGTCACTTATTGGTTAGCTCGTTTAATTAATCCCGATACACCAGTAGTGTTGTCTAATGAACATCAGGATTACAAATGGTTACCTCTTATAGAAGCTAAACAAGTGGCTGCATATCCTGAAATGCAAGAATTATTTGATGactgtgaaaattatttaattaaaactaatgtcaaatag
- the LOC100164487 gene encoding bis(5'-nucleosyl)-tetraphosphatase isoform X1, which translates to MVDYTKLLKECEFFPAVKKGIIIYFTLPLTTCTVERSFSTLRRVKTWTRSTMSEDRLDGLCHLEENESNMDAAIRETDEEAGIKLKDLCVDHNFEKVLKYDPKDKPFSKQVTYWLARLINPDTPVVLSNEHQDYKWLPLIEAKQVAAYPEMQELFDDCENYLIKTNVK; encoded by the exons ATGGTAGattatacaaaattgttaaaGGAGTGTGAATTTTTTCCTGCCGTCAagaaaggtattataatatattttacattgccACTTACGACATGCACTGTAGAACGATCATTTAGTACATTACGAAGAGTAAAGACATGGACAAGATCTACAATGAGTGAAGATAGACTTGATGGATTAT GTCACTTAGAGGAAAATGAATCCAACATGGATGCAGCTATTCGAGAAACTGATGAAGAAGCCGGTATTAAACTGAAAGACCTTTGTGTTgatcataattttgaaaaagtgttaaag tatGATCCAAAAGATAAACCATTTTCCAAACAAGTCACTTATTGGTTAGCTCGTTTAATTAATCCCGATACACCAGTAGTGTTGTCTAATGAACATCAGGATTACAAATGGTTACCTCTTATAGAAGCTAAACAAGTGGCTGCATATCCTGAAATGCAAGAATTATTTGATGactgtgaaaattatttaattaaaactaatgtcaaatag
- the LOC100164487 gene encoding bis(5'-nucleosyl)-tetraphosphatase isoform X2, translating into MSKVVKKAAGFVVYRKNCDEIIEYLLMQASYANYHWTPPKGHLEENESNMDAAIRETDEEAGIKLKDLCVDHNFEKVLKYDPKDKPFSKQVTYWLARLINPDTPVVLSNEHQDYKWLPLIEAKQVAAYPEMQELFDDCENYLIKTNVK; encoded by the exons ATGTCCAAGGTTGTAAAAAAAGCTGCTGGATTTgtagtttatagaaaaaactgtgatgaaataattgaatactTACTTATGCAAGCTTCCTATGCAAACTATCATTGGACACCACCAAAAG GTCACTTAGAGGAAAATGAATCCAACATGGATGCAGCTATTCGAGAAACTGATGAAGAAGCCGGTATTAAACTGAAAGACCTTTGTGTTgatcataattttgaaaaagtgttaaag tatGATCCAAAAGATAAACCATTTTCCAAACAAGTCACTTATTGGTTAGCTCGTTTAATTAATCCCGATACACCAGTAGTGTTGTCTAATGAACATCAGGATTACAAATGGTTACCTCTTATAGAAGCTAAACAAGTGGCTGCATATCCTGAAATGCAAGAATTATTTGATGactgtgaaaattatttaattaaaactaatgtcaaatag